ATTACTTGACCTAATCCAAGAGGGCTCCCTTGGTTTAGAGCGGGCCGTCGAAAAGTTTGACCCCACTAGGGGTTATAAATTCTCCACCTATGCCTTCTGGTGGATTCGCCAAAGCATGACCCGGGCGATTGCCTGCCAATCCCGCACGATCCGCCTGCCGGTGCACCTGAGCGAACGCCTGACGGCGATTCGCAAGGTGAGCCTGGATCTGGCCCACAAGTTGGGGGCCATGCCGAGCCGCAGTGAAATCTCCGAGGAAATGGGGATTTCGATCGAAGAACTCGACAGCGTGCTGCGCCAATCCCTGACCACCTCAAGCCTTGATGCACCAATCAATGGCGATGAAGGCCGCAGCTTCCTGGGCGATCTGATTGCCGACAACAGCGAAGAGGAGCCCCTGGAGCGGGTCGAGCGGGGCATGCACCAGGAGCAACTGGGCCGCTGGATGAGCCACCTCAGCGACCAGGAGCGCCAAGTGCTGCACCTGCGCTTTGGCCTGGAAGGGGCAGAGCGCCACACCCTGGCCGAGATCGGCCGGCTGCTGGATGTTTCCCGCGAGCGGGTGCGCCAGGTGGAATTGAAGGCCTTGCGCAAATTGCGCAACCTGACCAGAAGGATGCCCACCAGCCTCTAGGGCTCAGTAGGCAATCAGCCAGGGCTCAGTCAGTCTTCTGCCCAGATGTAACGGGTGAGCTCTTCCGGCTTGGGCTCGGGGGCGGCCAGGGCGAATTCAACGCAGTCGGCTATCACCCCATCGATTTCCTTCTCGATGGCCTTGAGCTCATCGGCATT
This genomic interval from Cyanobium sp. WAJ14-Wanaka contains the following:
- a CDS encoding sigma-70 family RNA polymerase sigma factor, whose protein sequence is MTSTSPRASESSRRRSSDPITWYLATIGREPLLTPAEEIELGNQVQAMMAILEDGDRELTEKEKRTIKIGKRSKARMMKANLRLVVSVAKKYQSKGLELLDLIQEGSLGLERAVEKFDPTRGYKFSTYAFWWIRQSMTRAIACQSRTIRLPVHLSERLTAIRKVSLDLAHKLGAMPSRSEISEEMGISIEELDSVLRQSLTTSSLDAPINGDEGRSFLGDLIADNSEEEPLERVERGMHQEQLGRWMSHLSDQERQVLHLRFGLEGAERHTLAEIGRLLDVSRERVRQVELKALRKLRNLTRRMPTSL